In the Streptomyces sp. SJL17-4 genome, GCCGGCGCCGCCGGCTTCGGCCTGCTGAAGCTCCTCGGCGAGGGCGCGTTGGGCTCGCTCGTCGCCCTGATCATCGGCGGAGCGGTGCTTCTCGGTGTCTTCTTCGTCGCGGCCAAGCGCATGCGGATCGCCGAGCTGAACACCCTGGTCGGAATGGTGCGCGGACGCCTGGGACGCTGAACCGGTCGGACCCGCACAACCATCGGGGGGAACCGCGTGTCGTGCATAGCGTCCGACTGTGGGCACAATTGGTCTGGCTGTTGGATGTGGCGCAACGGATGGGGAGGCAGGAACGACGGTGGCGGAACGTAGCACGGCTGCCGTCGACGTGGCCGACAACAGCGGTGACGACCCGCTGACCGCCAAGGCGGGCACGGCCGCGACCGACGGGGTGGCGGACAAGCAGAAGACGGCGGAACAGACCGCCGAGGCCACGGACAAGAAGGCGGTCGAACGACAGAGCGGCGAACAGCCCTCCATTACGGCTCCGGAGCTGCACAGCGGCCACAAACTGGCCAGGCGCTACCGGCTGGAGGAGTGCGTCACCCGTCTGGACGGCTTCAGCAGTTGGCGTGCCGTCGACGAGAAACTGCGGCGTGCCGTCGGGGTCCACCTGCTGCCCGCCGACCACCCCAGGGCCCGTTCGGTCCTGGCCGCGGCCCGTTCCTCGGCCCTCCTCGGCGACCCCCGCTTCGTGCAGGTCCTCGACGCCGTCGAGGAGAACGACCTCGTGTACGTCGTGCACGAGTGGCTGCCCGACTCCACCGAGCTCACCGCGCTGCTCGCGACCGGCCCGCTGGAGCCCCACGACGCCTACCAGCTCGTCAGCCAGGTCTCCCAGGCCATGGCCGCCGCCCACCGCGAAGGCCTCGCCCACCTCCGGCTCACGCCGAGCGCCGTCCTGCGCAGCTCCACCGGGCAGTACCGGATCCGCGGCCTGGCCGTGAACGCCGCCCTGCGCGGCATCACCGCCGAACGCCCGCAGCGCAACGACACCGAGGCCATCGGCGCGCTCCTCTACGCCGCGCTCACCCAGCGCTGGCCGTACGACAGCGACGCCTACGGCCTCTCCGGCCTCCCCAAGGGCGTCGGCCTGCTCCCGCCCGATCAGGTCCGCGCCGGCGTTCACCGCGGCCTCTCCGAGATC is a window encoding:
- a CDS encoding protein kinase family protein — encoded protein: MAERSTAAVDVADNSGDDPLTAKAGTAATDGVADKQKTAEQTAEATDKKAVERQSGEQPSITAPELHSGHKLARRYRLEECVTRLDGFSSWRAVDEKLRRAVGVHLLPADHPRARSVLAAARSSALLGDPRFVQVLDAVEENDLVYVVHEWLPDSTELTALLATGPLEPHDAYQLVSQVSQAMAAAHREGLAHLRLTPSAVLRSSTGQYRIRGLAVNAALRGITAERPQRNDTEAIGALLYAALTQRWPYDSDAYGLSGLPKGVGLLPPDQVRAGVHRGLSEIAMRALANDGATASRQEPPCTTPDELAKAVAAMPRVKPPEPEFTAPPEYQRTTYQQGTYGRPQVHPAATQPVVVPPPPLQSRTGKALKWAVSALLIAALGLGSWQIADRLLAPDSPQKETPVAPPQVDEKAAPLQPVAIESARDFDPLGNGSEKPQAIDRAYDGDPSTFWYTENYHGPGFANLKTGVGLVLDLGKAQKISSVDLSFVGHTSVELRTAPSDASSEPSLPDAYTTQVAGAGSQVTLKLPKPVTTRYVLVWLTELPSNDGGYRGKLSEVKIMG